The genomic DNA AGATAACGGCGATTTATTAGTAACAGAAACACAAAAATATGTTTTTACTGACCAACATTCTCCTGAACATTATCGATTTATCAAGTTAGATCGGGTTAAAGAAATTAAAGATGTTCAAGTATTTGAAGATGATCATCTCTTACCGATAGAAACCGCTACTGAAGGCGATCGCTTTTGGATTAAGTGGCAAGAAAATTTAAGCGATTTAGATACTCATACTTTTATTTTAAAATATCGTGCCATTGGCGCAACTATCAATAATTACGGAGCAGATCGACTAAACTGGAAAGCAATTTTTCCCAAAAGAGATGCACCAATCAATCATGCAGAAATCGTAGTTAATCTACCTGAATCTTTAGTAGGCACAGTCAGAAATTACTATAGTATGGGAGGAGATTTTAACAGTAGTTTAATAGGCGATCGCACGATCAAATTTAATTCTCTTCGGTCTTTATTGCCAGGAGAAGCTTCACTGATCAAAGTTACTTTTTTAGGTAACTTTTTGAACTTAAACCCAATTAATCATTCATCTGCTAAAAATTCAGCATTTTTATTAGCTTTTATTATCTTGATGATCTTACTTTCGGTCATGATTTTTATTATTTCTAGTTTATCTACTACAGTCGATCTTCAACCTGAATCAAAATCAAAATCAAAATCCCGTAAAACTAGCAGTAGTGGTTCTGATAGTTTTGGTGGTTGTGGAGGCGGTTGCGGAGGCGGCTGCGGAGGTGGTTGTGGAGGCGGCTGCGGAGGCGGTTGCGGAGGTGGTGGTTAAGATGATCAGATCGATCTCCAGGCGTTGCATCTCTGTAAGGCGATCTGATCGGGTTACCTATTTACTTTTCTCGAAGATCCACTCTTGGTATTTACGGGGTGCATTCTTTAATGCTTCTATTATTTCAGTGTTGTCTTTAAACTCAACCTGAGATAGATGAGATGTCTCTACATAAAATTTGACCTTATCTTCAGTAAAACACCAAGGAGTAACTGTGAGGGAGTTCTCATCAGACATAGCAATATAGTATTTTTGACCATCAGGCCCATCGTTTATTTCTAGCTTACGGTTATTATCGGGAATTTGCTGCTGACATAAAATTAGAGACAGGCGATCGCACCATTTCATAAACTGATAAGAAGAGTCGGCTTCTTTTTGGCTTACGCCTAATTCTTTGCACCAAACTTGTTGTAAGCGTTTCTGTTCCTTAACAAAGTCAGCAATTTCTTTTGGTTCATTGCTTTGATGTAGAAAACAAGTATGCATTGAAGTTAATAACGCTACCCATCGTCCTCGATATAACGCTGATTCGATGTGCTTGTTTAACTTTTCTACCGATGATTTCTGTTTTTCTAAGGTAAAATCTTTGGGCGCACCAGCCTCGGTTAACATATCTTCTTCCCATTCCTTTTCTAGATCGTCATGATGAGAAATAGCAGCAATAGTATCGATAATGCGTAGAGGTGAATCCGCTTGATTCCAATGTGCCGCAATTTGGGCTGCGAGTAGAGCATGGGCGCGATGGTAAATAATTTCCCAGCCGTCCGCTTTCATGTTTACAATCATCTTTATTTTCCTCCACCACTAATATTTTTTTGTACGTATTGTTGAACTAAGGGGTTCATCTGAATTACCATCGTTTCCATAAATTCTCGATTTGTTGTTGTCCACTGTCGAGGATGCTCAAACACACAGGGTTGTACAATTCCCCACAACTTTCCTTCTGCACAAAGATGAGCATGAATCAAAGCTCGATGTCCAAATTCACGAGCCTCATACTCACGGTTTACTATCTCAGGAGAAGCAGTTTCTACATCTTCTACATACACCGCAGGTTTACAATTTAAAGCTGCTGCAAACAGGGGATCTTTAGCTTCTAGATCTGTTTCTACTCTCCATTGATTACTGCTAAGGTCAGGAACTTGGGGATTACGACAATAGCAACAAGCTACCTGACCTAGACGGCTTTGAGGATCGCGAACATAAAGAAAACAGCGATCGACCTCTAAAGTATTGGCGATCGCTGTTACTAACTTGACTAAAATATTTTTGGGATCTGCTGAATTAGACAATTTTTTACTTGATAATTGAGAAAAAGAGCAAAAGCGTTACTGATTTAATAGCTAACTGCTAGAAAACCAGCGATCGCAAGTGTGGGTGCAGTGCAAAAGTTCCTTAATATTATTTTATCTATATCGATCTATAAAGTTCATATATCGAAAGTTAATGTTTTTCCCCATATAGAGTTAATATCAAGTTCGCATGATTACTTTAAATAAAGTTATTCCCTAATTCCCTAGTTCCCTAATTCCCCACTATTCAAACATTTAACTGTTCAAACGTACCTGATATAATATCTAGCTAGAAAATTTCAGTTTCAGTCTAATAAATAGTTAGATTGTGAGCGGAAGATTCTATGTCAAGGTATTTTGCAGTACTAACAATTGTACTACTGCTTGGAATGGTATTGATATCGAACTTTGCTGATGAAAAAAAAGTATAGAAGCAATGAATTTCGGGTCGGAGTGATTATAATTTCAGTTCGTCACAATTACCTGTAAAGTGAAATAAAAAGTTGAAGAGCATTTTAGACAGCTATGTACGTGCTAATTGGTGGATCGGGTTTAGTAGGACTAAGTTTAGCCCAAAAACTAGTGGAACTTAGGCATACGGTCGCCGTTGTCGATATTGATCCTAACGCTTGTCGCTATGCCCGGGAACAATTGGGGGTAATGGCTTTTGAAGGCAGCGCTGTGAAGACAGAAGTATTGTTAGAAGCGGGAATTCTTAAAGCCGATGCCGTGGCAGCCGTTCTCCGAAACGATGCTTTGAACTTAGCACTGGTGGCGCTGGCTAAAAATTACGGTGTTCCTCAAATTCTCTCTCGAATGCGCCATCGCGATTTTGCCGATCCCTTATCCTTAACAGGAGCCACTCATATCGTCAGTACTGTCGATTTAGCGGTTTCAACGATGGTTAATGCCATCGAGTATCCCCAAGTGGAATCGATGATGCACTTCGAGCAAGGACAGATAGAAGTTCTAAAACTTGCCATCCCCAACAATTGCTACGTGGTAGGTCGTAGCGTCGCCGAAATTGCCCAAGATCCGAAGTTTCCTACGGGTTCTCTTGTCATTGGCTATCAAGCTCATCCCCACGAGGATTTGACTATCCCTAACGGCAGTACAGTCCTTGAGTCCGGTTCGACCATATTGATGGTGACTAAACCCGGACTATTACATCAAGTCATTGATTTTATTGAAGGCTGTAAATAATTAGTTTTAATGAAACATAGAGCGTCCTATTGAGATCGCTGCTCTGGCTTCTGTCGATTTTTTTGTTGATACGACTGATACAAGTGGAGGTTCGGGAGCGAATTTTATTGTCGAGTGGGTCGCTCAAACAGAAGTTTCTGAACCTGCCATTGAGGCAATTATGATTGGTAGTAGTTTCCAACAAGGAATTTCTTTTATCAGTCCCGGCAGAGTCATTAAAAATCAAAATCATCGCAAACCTTCAACTTCTGTACCGGGTTTCTAAAAAAACCCTAGTCCTCCTCTAACCTTAGCAGTTGTTCGTCGATAGTTTGTAAGCGCGATCGCACAATTGTTTCTGAGAGGATTCGCTTACGCATCGCCTCGTTGAGCGCTGCTTTCTCTGCTAACAGTAAGCGGCGGCGAATTGTATCGAGTTTAGTCAACTCGTTACTTTGATTGCCAAACTCATCCGAACGATGATTATAGATCTCGCGCAATGCCTTTTCTGCCCCTGCTACTCGCACCTGATAAGCAGCTCGCATTTCTTCATAAACAGCTTTGGGCAATACTCCTGACTTCAAAAGACTGTCTAATTCATCCTGAGCTGCTTTAGCTGTCATCAACTGGGCTTGCCATTGTTCAATCTGTTGGCGAGAGCTTGAAAAGTTAGATAATTTCAGCCGCTTAACTAGCCAAGGTAAGCTTAATCCCTGTCCTACCAGGGAGAAAAGTACTGCACCAAAGACCAAAGTAATGATTTCTGCTCGTTCTGGCAGAGCGAAAGGAACGCTAAGAGCCAGTGCCATCGAAAGAGAGCCTTTAATGTTACCGAAAAACAGAACGTGCTGCCAGCGTAGGGGAATTGGACGGTCAAACCAGCGAAGCCCTGCTAAAAGTGGATAGACTGAAAAAATTCGTCCTAGTTGGTACGCGAGAACGACGAACAGAATGGATGGCAAGATCCTCCAAAGCGTTATTGGGTTAATTTCTATACCAATTAGCAGAAAAATAAAGGAATTGACCCCAAAACTGGCATATTCCCAAAAACTCAACAATGTAATTCGCTCAGAAGCGGAAGGAGTGCGAGAAATCCCAAGATTTCCGAAAATCAATCCAGCCACGACCACAGCCACAGCACCCGATACGCCGAGAAATTGTCCAACCTGAAAAGTTCCTAATGAAACTGCGACTGTGAGTAAGAGACTGCTGAGGGGATCGTCTAAACGAGTAAATATCGGTAGACTCAAGTAACCCAAGACCAATCCTACGACACTGCCTCCGAGAGCGACATACAGTAGTTCTTGAACTCCCCCTAGAAAGGTGAGCGAACCTGTTTCATATACTGTCAAAATCAGGTTAAACGAAACTAAAGCAGCAGCATCATTTAAAAGGGTTTCTCCTTCAACGATGGTGGAAAGCTTTGAGGGGACGTGGATTTCTTTAAAAACGGCAATCATGGAGACTGTATCTGTGTTTGCCAGGATTACTCCTATAAGCAGTGCGGGGATCCAAGTCAGTCCAAGCCCAAATTTTAACAGAGCAGCAATAATAGCAGAAGAAAACACCGACCCTGGACCAGCTAGCAGGGCAATTGGTTTAAATGTGCTTCGTAAACGACTGAGATCTGTATTAATAGCAGCGTCAAAGAGCAGAATTGGCAGGAGAAGATTCAAAACCAGGGAAGGATCTAAACCAATACGACGAGAAAATACCTCAGTAATCGGCAAACCTGCTAATACCAAACCCGTGACATAAGGAATTCGCAGCCATCGTGACAAAAGAGCTACGCCAGTGGCAACGAGCAAGAGAATGACGAGAATTTGAACTAAAGAAGAAACATTCATTTAAACAGATCTTATAAATCCTAAATAGGTTTTATAAAGTATAAAGGCTACTACTTTCAACTTTTCATCAATAATTTCTTGTTCTTCTGGTGTCATACTTAGTTCACAATAGTTTATATGTTCATCTTTCGGCAGAGATACAAACAACAATTAAAGTTGGTCAACGTCATGGCAAGCCAATTGTTCTCATAGTTCTTGCTCAAAAAATGCATGAGTCTGGACATCAATTTTACTTGTCAGATAAAGGCGTTTGGTTAACTCAGTCAGTTCCTATACAATTTAACTGTTAAAAATATTTTTGATGCTTACTTTATTGATATTGCTTAATCACCTATTTTTGGGGTTAGTTAATTACCAAAAAAATCCACGCTAAAATCTGAAATTAGCGTGGAAAGAAGGATTTTAATTTTTAGTTCAAAAGCAATATTCTCTTTTTTTTCCTATTTACTTCTGCAATCAATCTAATAACTAACAGCCACAAACCCAGCGATCGCACTGGCTACTAAAGAGGTGAAAGAAGCACCGAATAACCACCAAGCTGCATCGCTAACGGCTTTTCTGGTATCTTTGGCTTGTCTTTTCGCTTCTGCTTTAATAGCGCTCAGACGTTTTTGGGTTTCTTGCTGGATACGTTCAGCTTGATTCAATACGCCATCTCGTGCTTCCTCAATGCGATTAACAATCTGATTAGCTTGTTCTTCAGAAATGTCTTCGCGAGAACTTAAGACAGCAATTAGAGTATCACGATCAAATTCACCTAAGCGATCGCGCAAGGCTTCAAATCCTACTTTGGGATCGTCAAATATTTGAGCAAAGTCTTGTTTAATCCCTTCATAGTTAAGTTCGGGACGTTCTAGAGAATTGAGATAATCTCGAACCTTACCGAAAATACTGTCAAGCACAGACTGCATCTTCTGTTGAATCTGTTGAAACTGCTCTTGGATTGAGTCACGCACGGATACAATGCGAGCGACAATTTGATTGGCTTCTTCTTCGGATATGTCTTCTCGTTGAGAAAGTACCGCAACCAAAGTTTCGCGATCAAACTGAGAAAATCGTTCTAGCAAAGTACCCATTCCTGCACGGGGATCTTGCACTAAGATTTGCAGATCGCGCTTGATTCCTTCAGGATTAAGTTCTTCTTTATCAGTATTGCGCAGATAGTTTTCCAGATTGGCTTCAAAGTCCAATACCTGTTTGGTGGTTCGTTTTGCCAAACGCTGTGGCGCACGAACGATATTTTGAATTGCCTCTTCTACTTGGTCGATAGTTTGATTAACTTGCTCTTCGCTCAAGTCTTCTCGCTGGGATAGTAATTTGACTAGAGTTTCCCGATCTACTTGAGAAAGGCGATCGCGCAAGGCTAAAGCACCTTCTTTGGGATTATCGAGCAATTTAGTCAAATCTTGCTGAATTCCTTCAGGATTAAGCTCTTGTAAGTTAGTATTGCGCAGATATTCGCTAATCGAAGCGATTGTTGCTTGGGAACGTTGTTTAGCTTGCTCGGCTACCTGCTGTGGTGCTTGCAAAATACGATCTCGTACAGATTCAGCGCGATCGATAATTTGATTGATTTGTTCTTCGCTCAAATCTTCTCGCTGTGATAATAGCTGTACTAGAGTATCGCGATCAAACTGTGATACTCGCGTCTGTAAAGCTTTAAATCCTGCTTGTGGATCTTCTAGCAGCGTTTGTAATTCCCGTTCAATCGCGTCGGGATTTAGTTCTTCTTTTTGAGTATTACGCAGATAGTCTTCCACTCTTTGTCTTACTTCTTGAGCCTTGGCTTGCGTTTGCTCTTGCAATTCTCTGGCTCGATTTAAAACATTCTCGCGGGTATGCTCAAGTTGACCGACGATATTATTAGCTTCTTCTTCACTAATGTCGTCTCTTTGCTTGAGTAGTTGCACCAGAGTATCGCGATCGAATTGCGAGAAGCGTTTTTGTAGCTCTTCCAATCCTGCGTTTGGATCTTCGAGTAGAGTAGAAAAATCCTGTCCAATCGCGTCAGGATTAAGCTCTTCTTTACCAGTCGAACGGAGGTAATTTTCAATTCTGCTACGCAGATCTTGAGATGTTTCTTCACTGTCGGCATTTTGCACAGTTTCTAGAACTTCGATGCGTATTTGCTCCATGTCTTTAGCAATGTTGCCAATTCTCGATGGACTGAAATCGCCGCGTCGTTTCAGTAAATAAACAAAATACTCTTTATTGAGTTGTGACAATTGTTGGCTAACGCTTCCAGCATTGGCATTAGGATCGTAGATAACTTCTTTGAATTCATCGATCAGATTGCGATGGTTAAATTGCCAAGGCAATGAATTGAGAATGTAATCTTCTATGTCAGCTTGAATCGTCTTAGAAGATGCGACAGGAGCTATTTCTGTTACTTTTTCGCCTGCTTTATCTCTCAACTCTTGTAACTTATGAGTAATCTGCTCGACATCTACTTGTTGAGCTTTACCTTTAAGCTGTTGCAATTGGCTAGTGATTTTGTCGATATCCACATCAGAAAGGTTAACTCTCTCCATGACGGCTGGTATAGCCCTACCAACGCCTGTTTGAACAGCTTGTCTGACTATGCCATTACTTTTGCCATTGCCCGATGTTCCCGCTGCAACTAATTCTTGAATTCGTTCGTTGAGCTTTTCTGTATTCAGCTCGTCTGGGTTGGTTTCTTTGATTAAAGTAATGATTTTCTCAGTGGGATTTTGGCGATTGAGAACTTGTTGCCAAACACCTTCTAGTTGCTCGCCAACGCGGTTAAGATCTGTTTTAGACAAGTTGGTACGACTGCCTAGAAAATCTATCAAAGTCTCACGGTTGATATTGTTGAGCAAATCGCGTTGCGAAGCTATGCCCCCAGGCATATCGCCGAGAGATTCTAAATCTACATCACCTAGTAACTTTTCAAATTGAGAGCGAATTTCGGGAATATTTAATGAAGGTAATTGTAGAGAACTTAAAGAAGTCGCTAAAGTCTGATTGAGTTTTTCAGGAGTTAAACCAGAAGTTAATTCTTCACGCACGGCAGCAGTAATATCTTCAGCTGTGGCGATCGCACTTTTTCTGGCAATATTGGCACCAATCGCACCAGTTGCTGTTCCCATCAACCCTTGTAAGCCAGAGGTGGCAGTATTAACTAAAGAACCAATTAAAGAACCTACTGCCGAGGAACCCAGCCACATAATCAGCGAAAAATAGGCAGCCCAGATCACTATCCCAATAATTACACCTAGTAAGGGGCTTTCAATCAAACTCAGTTTGACTGCTAAATAGGAAGCAGCGAATAAGGCAATACTGCCAGTAATTAATGCCCAAAGCCCAATTTTTGCTTCAGTTTTACGAACTTTTCCGCCTAAAGTATCTGGTCGATCATCATCGTCATCGTCGTCATCGCTAGCTAGAATCGGAATTCCGACAGCAACTGTAAAATTAGTTAATAATAATTGAAAGGCAAATGCCATTAAGATCCCAGCCAATAATGCTACCAGGAATTTGGGGCCAGAAAAAAGAACGGAAGATTCTTCTGGCATTAAATCTCTTTCAACTATTGAATATTGCGCTAGCTTGTATAAATTAAAAACAAGTTCATTAGCAAACATAATTATTTATTTCCTCGCCTAGTTTAATTAACTCGTATCGTTTTCTTGAGGAATGCGTTAATTACTACTAGGCTAGACTTTTTCTTAACTTTGCCAGCACCTCCTAAAGTAATAAGTTTTGCTCCACCCAAAGATAGATTTATCAATGAGCAGTGAGCAGTGAACAATGAGCAATGAGCAATGAGCAATGAGCAATGAACAGTAAACAGTGAGCAGTGAACAATTGATTAACCGACACGGTAGCCCGAATGCCCTAAAGGACGAAGCGACCCTAAAGGTAAGTAGTTAGGCGGAATTAAATATAAAACCAAAAACAAGATAAATTTTAATGGTAATTAGTTATCTCTCCCTAATTCCCTAGTTCCCTAATTCCCTACCAGACTATCTTCTAATTAATCTGACCTACCTACTTATATCCGTAGGTGTACCACAAGGGCATAACATATTCGTGATAGACACCGTTGTGTTGTTAACTACTGACGGATTCTCTTAAACGACGAAGGCGATCGCTATAACTACGCATTATTTCTAAAGCAAACATGGGAGTTTGTTGTACAGCAAAAAGAAAGTTTTTGCGTTCCATAATGGCTAACTTGCAATCGGTTTTGGCGATCGCTGTGGAAGCGCGTTTACTATCGATATGAACTAATGCTCCCTCGCCAAAGATATCACCATGATAGATGGTCTCTAATACTTGTCCATTAACTGAAATTTCTACTTCTCCTTCTAGGATGCCATACATAACACTTCCTGCATCTCCCAAGGTAAATATCACATCTCCAGCACAAACATTGTGAGGCTCAGGAGATGTTTGAAAAATTTCTACAGTTTTGACTGGTGATAACACTTAATTTAACCTCTACTAATAATATTTTTAATTATGCTGCTCACTATGTAACAAGTATATTACTAAGCTTTTAAGCCAACACGATCTTGAGTAAATATTAGATTAACAGATGATTAAGGCAAAATTATCAACTTAAGTACTAAAAATATACAATGGAGCAACTTAACAGCAAAATTCAATGATTATTGGGCAAATCTCTCTCGGTTTTTAACCATCTGCTTTGAGGTTTGACTAAAAAATTGAGATAGATGGGAATTTTACCCAAAATATAGAAGGGAATGGCAATTAAATTTTTTAGAGGCAGATCGGCACGTCCAAACTTGCTCCATGCTAACAATACACCTGTAAGTAATAACCCTCCAGCAATAGTAACAATAACTGCGGGAAAGCTAGAGACAGACGTACCGAGGGCAACTAACCAAAACCCGATCATACTTGCCATCCAAATCATTACCAGTAACGACAAAGGAGGAATCAAAATATCTAACGCTAGTCCTAAAGCAGCCAAATTCTTGGTCTTAATAAATGCCTTCAGTAGCCGAGGTACTTCTACTCCGATCATTTCTAAGTGTCCGTGTTCCCAGCGCGATCGCTGACTTTGAGCGTCTTTATCTTTCATCAGACGACCCATAACCAAAGCATGTTCACAAAATACTGGAGTAGAACCAGCCAAAGCCAAGTCAACCGTTAGCTGCATATCATCGGTAGTTTTGCTACCTGCTAAAGAAACTTGTCCTAAAGGATTTCCTAAAGGATTAGCTGGCGCGTCAGCTATCGCGTCATTAATCAGTGACCAAGGAAACGCCATGCCCGAACCTGTTAGAAGGCTATGCCAACCTAGGCGATTTAAACCCAATAAGCGTACTTGATTTTTTACTTTAATCGAGAACATTGAGACTCGATCTTTCAGGCTAGGATTATCTGGCTGCTCCATTAAATAGGTCGCCTGTACTGGTCTACCTGTAGCGATCGCTTTACTGGTAATATTTTTAATCGTATCGGGTTTAACAATACAGTCTCCATCAAGAATAACTAATACTTCAGGATCAATATTGTTTTTCAACATATATTTAATTGCATAATCTAAAGCATATCCCTTACCCCGATCTGTTTTATGCTCGCGTTCTAATACCTCTACTTTCGTAGCTCTAGCTAATTCAGCAGTATCATCATGACAGTTATCAGCAATGACAATTACTCGATCTTGTTCGGTTAACTGAGTTTGCAAAACCTGAATAACATTAACAATTTGTTCTGCTTCATTATGAGCAGGAATTAAAATTGTGGTTCTGGGTCGTGATGCGATCGCTGACCCTTGAGGATTAACATTTTCTGGGTTAAAGCTAGGAAAAGTTGAAACAAATGCTGCTAAACATTCGACAAAAAACATCAAACAGGGAATTAAGACCATAATTCCGAGCGTCAAAAAAATTAAGTCAACTATAGTATTAAATTCCATCTCAATAATTTCAATAATTTCAAATCGTGGTTATTTAGTAACACTATACTAGCCATTCATAGTATCTACGATTTTTCGGTTTTTGCTAATAGAGCCATGATTTTTCTTGGCTAAGAGAAAAATTGTGCTAAATTTTACTAGAAGTATCTAGTCTTATTGCCGATCTGCTTCACTATAATGCCAATTACTAATTATCTCTAAAAGTCAGTAAAACTATCTAATAAAATATTTAATTAACTTGAGAGTTAGTAAAACTATGGTTGAAATTATTATTGCAATTAGAATCTAAATTAATATGCTTATTTCTATCTGTATTATTACTTTTAAGCGACCTGAAGGCTTGAAAAGACTGCTTAAGGCGATCAATAATTTAACTTTTACCAGAATAGATTGTCCTGCGATTGAAGTAATAGTTGTAGACAATGACACGGAAAATGTGGCAGAACAAGTTTGTCAATCTATGGAAGCAGATTTTCTTTGGTCTTTAAAATACTCCACACAGCCACAAAGAGGTATTACTTATGCTCGCAATAAATGTCTTAGTTTGGCTAGTAAATCAGCAGATTTTGTGGCAATTATTGATGATGATGAAACTCCAGAAGCATCTTGGCTAGAAGAATTATTGCTAGCGCAAAAAAAATATGCGGCGGATGTCGTAACAGGGCCAATTGTTCCCCGCTTTTTAGAAGACGATGTTCCCAGTTGGATTAAAAAAGGAGGTTTGTTTGAGACTGCTCGTTATCAGACTGGAACAATACGCCATGTTGCATTTACCAATAATGTCATGGTCAAGGGTGAAATCATTCGTCAGTATGAACCTGTATTTGACAACCGTTTTGCGATGACAGGAGGGGAAGATTCACATTTCTTTTTAAGTTTAAATGAAGCTGGTTATAAGATTGTTTGGGCAGATGAAGCGATCGCTTATGAGTGGGTTCCTGCTTCTCGGACTAATTTAAACTGGATTCTCAATCGAGGATTTCGGACTTGGGGTACTCATAGTTTAGTCGAAAAAGAGCTATATCCTTCGTTCCAGGTTCGGTTAGTCAGGATGATTAAAGGATTGGGTTTGATTTTATTGGGTATTTTAAGCTTTATTCCCGCTTCAGTGATGGGTAAAGCAGCAGTTGCTAAAGCTTTACTATTTATCTATCGTGGTGCAGGAACTTTCGCTGGTTTGCTTGGGGTAGATTATGAAGAATACAAGACAGTTCATACTGATTTAGGCATTACTAAGCAGTAGTAGTCTGTCAAAAATTGCAAATTTATAATTACAGCGAATTTCAGTTGGATAGAACCCATTACCCATTACCCATTACCCATTACCCATTACCCATTACCCATTACCCATTACCCATTACCCATTACTTCGATAAATTAATGTGTCTACTCAATTGAAAACTGCTGTAAGTGAGAAGATTTGCGGTAAATTTATTGATGTCTATTCGCTTCTAATCAGGATAATATCTTGAACAATTCTTGTTTTGAACAGTTTGCCCCCATTGCTGCGATCGCAACTAATCAACAAGCAGCACAAGTAATTACCAGCTTAACTCAAGACCCAAATGTTACCCTGTGGTTGCCTAGTTCGTTAGAATTTTCAGGCAATGCTCAACACTATGATAGTTCTCTGAAAGAGCATCTGGCTCTCATTTGGCAGCAACATCAAGCTTTTGTGTTCTGTTTGGCTGCTGGTGCAGTTGTACGGTTAATTGCCCCCCTTTTGCAACATAAGGCTCAAGATCCTGCGGTGGTGGTAATAGATGCTCAAGGAAATTATGTTATTAGTCTTTGTAGTGGACATCAAGGTAAGGCAGATCTTCTGGCTCAGGCGATCGCAGCTCAAATTGGCGCAACTGCCATCATTACGGGAGCATCTTATAGTCTATCCTTACCAGCGATCGATACTCTGGGGTTTATCTACGGCTGGCGCAAAGGAGAGGGTAATTGGACAGAAGTAACCGCAGCAATTGCCAAACAAGAGAGAATAGAGGTAATTCAAGAAGCTGGTTCAATGTTGTGGCAAGAACATTTACCTCAACAGCATCCTTTTTATTTTGGGTTTATCGATACTCAAGCAGAAGCTAAACCTCAAGCACGAGTTTGGATTAGTCCGACTAAAAGAAAAATTGCGACTAAAAATGATTTTCCTCAACTTCAGTGGCATCCTAAAGTATTGTGGATTGGTCTTGGTTGTGAGCGAAATACCTCTCGCGAGTTAATTGAGCAAGCAATTAATGAAACCTGTCAGACTTATCACTTGGCGACTGAAGCGATCGCGGGAATAGTCAGTATTGATTTAAAAGCCGATGAGACGGGAATTGTGGAAGTATGTCAAAGACGCAATTTGATTTTTAAAACTTTTACAGCGGAACAATTAAATCAGGTAAATGTGCCGACACCTTCGGAAGTAGTTAAAGAAGAAGTGGGAACCCCTAGCGTAGCGGAAGCTGCTGCTATTTTAGCAGGCAAAAACTTATTGGTATCCAAACAAATTTTCAAATCAGATGATCGATCGGGAGCAGTTACCGTAGCGATCGCTCAAGCCGATCGAGAATATATTGGACGAATAGGAAAATTATATCTAGTCGGAATTGGCCCTGGTAATTTAAATCAAATTACTCCTGCTGCTAAAACTGCCATCACGGAAGCGGATGTTGTAATTGGCTATCAACTCTATATCGATCTAATTGCAGCTTTAAAACGCCCAGGACAGATAGTTGAATCTTCCCCCATTACCCAAGAGCAACAGCGAGCAAAACGAGCTATTGAACTCGCTCAGTGGGGTTTAACCGTCGCCGTGGTTTCCTCTGGAG from Pleurocapsa minor HA4230-MV1 includes the following:
- the cobJ gene encoding precorrin-3B C(17)-methyltransferase, which encodes MNNSCFEQFAPIAAIATNQQAAQVITSLTQDPNVTLWLPSSLEFSGNAQHYDSSLKEHLALIWQQHQAFVFCLAAGAVVRLIAPLLQHKAQDPAVVVIDAQGNYVISLCSGHQGKADLLAQAIAAQIGATAIITGASYSLSLPAIDTLGFIYGWRKGEGNWTEVTAAIAKQERIEVIQEAGSMLWQEHLPQQHPFYFGFIDTQAEAKPQARVWISPTKRKIATKNDFPQLQWHPKVLWIGLGCERNTSRELIEQAINETCQTYHLATEAIAGIVSIDLKADETGIVEVCQRRNLIFKTFTAEQLNQVNVPTPSEVVKEEVGTPSVAEAAAILAGKNLLVSKQIFKSDDRSGAVTVAIAQADREYIGRIGKLYLVGIGPGNLNQITPAAKTAITEADVVIGYQLYIDLIAALKRPGQIVESSPITQEQQRAKRAIELAQWGLTVAVVSSGDCGIYGMAGLVLEELQANGWNGISPQVKVFPGISALQSAASRVGAPLMHDFCAISLSDLLTPWSMIQKRLTAAASGDFITALYNPRSQTRTQQIVTAQEIFAQHRQADTPVAIVHGAYRDDEQVILTTIEKMLEQPIDMLTTVIIGNTTTRNHAEWMITPRGYLGFESEN